The DNA window TTCTCGCTGGGCGTGCGCTGGTCAGGAGCGCTGGGCGGTGCGGGGACGCAGGCCAGCGCGCGAGGCTTCTTCCGTCGCGATGGGCTGGAGGTGACGGGCGACCTCCTCGCGGCGGGCGGTCCTCAGCGGCACACGGTGGGGGGCGTGGAGCTGGAGGGGCGCACGCCGCTGGGCGGTGCGCAGGTGCTGACGCTCACGGTGGCCGCATCGGGTGAGCAGGTGACCGATGCGCGGGACTCACAGGCCGCGAGCTGGTGGCGCACGAGCGTCATGGCGATGGATGAGTGGACGCTGTTCGACGGTGTCCTGGCGGTGGTGCCGTCGCTGCGGCTGGAGCGCGTGGGGCCCTACTGGCTCTTCTCTCCGAAGCTCGGCGCGATGCTGTCGCTGGGAAGTGGCCTGGGCTTGCGGGCCAACGCGGGACAGTCCCATCGCGCGCCTTCGTTCCTGGAGCTCTACATCCGTCAGGGCATGTTGTTGCCCAACCCTGGCTTGAAGCCGGAGCGGGCCCTGTACGCGGACGCGGCGCTGGTGTGGAGCTCGTCGGAGGAGGGGGCTCGGTGGAGCGTGACGGCGGGAGGCTTCGGCGCGCTGTACGAGAACCTCATCGCGTACGAGCTGTATCCGCCCATGGCGGCGCGTCCGTACAACTTCGACGCCGCGCGAGTGTGGGGCGTGGAGTTGGAGGCGGAGGCGCGTCCGTTCTCGTGGCTGCTGGCCAGTGGGGGATACACATGGCTGCGCACGCAGAACCGCCTGGGTGACCCGCGCTTCTACAATCAGCCGCTGCCGTATCGTCCTCGCCACAAGTGGGTGGGGCGCGTGCGCGCGGGACCGGACTGGCTCAACGTCCGCACCGAGGTGCTCTATCAGGCCTCGCAGTTCGTCAATCGCACGGGGACTCGGAGCTTGCCGTCGCGCACCTTCTGGAGCGCGGGCGCTTCGAGCACCTTCTTGCGTGGGCCGGACGTCACGCTGTCCGTGGAGGTGAAGAACCTCCTCGACGCTCGGGCCTACGACTTCACCGGCTTCCCGCTGCCGGGGCGCGCGGTGTACGCGACGCTCGCGGTGGCGCTCGACCGGGACTCACCTGCTGTCACCGAGGAACCGCATGCTTCGCGCCCCCCATCCCCGTGAGCCCGTGTCGAGGGAGCCGAGTTCAACCCCACTCTCCGAGGTTGCTCGGTCCATGCTCGTCGGTGCTTCGATGGTGCATGAGCTTCGCTCCCCGCGGAATGGGGAGCCCGTCCCTTCGCCGGAGAGCTACGTCGCGGAGACGCCCTGCGGGCCTGGGGCTCGAGGCCAAGGTTCGATGCAATTCCGCGCGGTGGCTCGGTCCACGCGGAATAGGGAGCCCGTCCCGTCGCCGGAGGGCTACGTCGCCGAGACAGCTCGCGAGCCTGTGCCGGGAGGCCAGGGTTCGAGGCCGCTCCGCGCGGGTGCTCGATTCACGGTCATCGGCGTGTCCGAGCGAGGAATTTCCCTCACGCGGATGCTGGGAGCATGGCTGTGCTGCCTCTTCGCCCTGGTGCTCACCGGATGTCCCGATGAGGGCGTGGTGTGCACCGCGGGCCTCACGGTCTGCGGTGGCACGTGTGTGGATACTCGCGGCGACTCTGCGAACTGCGGTGCCTGTGGCACCACCTGTTCCGCGAGCGAGGTGTGCCAGGACAGTGTCTGTGGATGCCGCGCGGGCACGCAGTCCTGTGGTGACGCGTGCGTGGACACCGCGACGGATGTGGCCCACTGCGGCGCCTGTGGCACCACGTGCTCTGCCGGACAAGTGTGTGAATCGGGGACGTGCCGCGAGGGTTGCTCGCAAGGGCTGCTGCGCTGTGGTGGTGCTTGCGTGGATGGCGCCACGGACCCGCTCAACTGTGGCGCTTGCGGCAACACATGTCCGGACGTGCAGTCCTGCCGCTCGGGCCGTTGCGCCTACGACGTGGTGACGGCCTGCTTCACGAACGGGCAGCTCGTGGGCATCCAGGCGGGGACGGACCAGCTCGGCCCTCGGCGGGAGTTTGGCGCGGGCGTGCAGTCGCTCGCGTCGTGGGACGGCTTCGTGCTCGCCGCCGACATGACCAACGGCAAGCTGCTCCAGGCGGCGGGCGGCAACCTGGGCGCGGTGGTGGAGGAGGACTCGCTCGGGGTGACGTCCGGCTCACCCAACGACATCCTCGTGGACCCGCCCTACGTCTACGTCGTCGACTCCGTGAACAACACGCTCCAGGTGCTCATGCGCGAAGGTCCCGTGCAAGGCAACGGCCTGGGCCTTCGCACCGTGGGGCAGGTGAACCTGGGCGCGAACACCAGCCCCCAGGCACTCGCGCGCTTCGGCGACCTGCTCTACATCCCGCTGTTCGGCACCGCGAGCTCGGGCTTCCGGCAAGGCAACGCCGTGGCACGCGTCGACATCTCCAATCCGTTGTCACCGCGCAAGGTCGACACGATTCCGCTCACCGGCCTGGACCTGAAGCCCTTCGATGGCGGCACGGTGATGCCACTGCCGTACTCGGTGACGGCGACGCGCTCCGCCGTCTACGTGGCCCTCACCAATCTCAATCCGTTCCGCGACTACCGACCCAACGGGCCCGGCATACTCGCGCGCATCGACCCCTCCACCGGTGAGGTCCGCGCCATCGACCTGGGCGCGGAGCGCTGCCTCAACGCCGGTTACGTGGAGGCCGTGGGGGACCAGCTCGTGGTCGCCTGCATCGGCGAAGCCATCTACGACCCGGCCAACGGCTACATCGCGACATCCGTGCGAGCCACTGGCCTGGTGCTCGTGAAGGACGACCTGCCCGTGGCGTCCTACGCCTTGAACCCTGGCTGTGAGTCCGGCACTCCGGGTTGCATGGTGTCCGTGGCCAGCCGCTTCGCCGTGGCCCAGGGCGCGGTGTACCTGGCGGACACCAACGCGGGGCGCGTCTTCGTCGTCGAGGTGGAAGAGGGTCGCCTCGTCGAGCGAAGGGGTTACTCCACGCCCGCGGCCAAGGGCCCCGCGCTGCAGGCGTGTCCCCTGGACCCGCGACGCCCCGTGTCCAATGCCATCGACGTGACCGCGCTCCGGTAATGAGACACCCGCGCTGTGCATGACAGGGCCTTCGCACCCACTCGAGGTGGACAGCCGGCTCGTCCCCGCGGGCGCGCGGCATTGACAACGCCCGTCGCCCGCCATATCCCGGCGCGCGTCTTTGGTGCCGTCGTGAAGTCACGGCGGCTCTAGGGAACCCGGTGCGAATCCGGGACTGCCCCGCAGCGGTATGCAGGAACGACCGCCGTCATGAGAAGCACTGGCCCTCCACGGGGCTGGGAAGCGACGGCCAGTAGAAGGGTGCCTGGATGGCTCCCGCGCCTGCGAGTCCGAAAACCTGCCAAGGACCCGTGCCTCCGGGCACGGACATCACCGAGGCCTCCGAGGGGAGGCGGCGGAGGCGTCAGCATTCGCTCCGCGCACTCGAGGGTGCTCGGGTCCGCCTTCGACCGCGTCCTCCCAGATGCCCACCTGCCCGTGGGGGCGGAAGAGGGACCGAGGATGCTGACGAGAATCGCTGAACCCAAACGCGCAACGCCCTGGATGAAGACCGCTTCCCTGGCCGTGTCCACCTTCGCGGTGGCCCTGCTCGGCACCGGCTGCAGCCCCGAGTGCGTGGACCAGTTCGACTGCCGCTCCGACAACGGTGATGCACCCGCGGGCAAGGAGTGGGTCTGCCGCGATGAGAAGTGCGAGGCGGTTCCCATCGTGTCTCCTCCGCTCGATGACGCGGGGACGCCGGACGCGGGCCAGCCGGACGCGGGGCGGCCCGACTCTGGCCAGCCCGACTCTGGCCAGCCCGACTCGGGACCGCCGGACGCGGGCCAGCCGGACGCAGGCGAGCCGGACGCAGGCGAGCCGGACGCGGGACCGACGGACGCGGGCCTGCCGGACGCAGGCGAGCCGGATGCGGGACCGACGGACGCGGGCGAGCCGGATGCCGGGCAGCCGGACGCGGGTGAGCCGACCGACGGCGGGCCGGCGCCCGACGCGGGAGTCGACTGCGCGACGACCTCGTATGACCCGAAGCTCGGAACGCTCCAGCTCCAGGCGGGCTTCGTCGCGGCCGAGTCGGTCGCGATGCCCGACAACGTCGCCGCGCTGGGCTCCTCTCCCGGCCCGACGTATTCCATCTACGCCGTGCAGGGGAGCGGCAAGGACGCCGCGCTGTACTCGCTGGGCACGTGGCCCAACCTCCAGCCCGCCACGACGAAGCTCTACGACGTCGTCACGCCGGCGGACCGCGCGGGCAGCGCCGCGGTGTACGCGGGTGGCTACGTGGTGAACGATGGCCTCCGTCTCCTCGCGGGCTACACGCTGGGCGCCTCGGGCAGCCCGGGCTCGGTGGCCGTCTACGACTTCGCCATGGCCGCGAACTCGACGTACATCTCCGCGCCCAAGAACTTCACCGCCGCGTCCTTCTCCAACGGCGACGTGAGCGCGGTGCTCATCAACGGTGGCGGCCTGGGCAGCCTGCCCACCGGATTGGGCATCTACGGACTCGTCACCTCGGCGACGCCGGTGGCGACGACGCGCGTGGCCAACTTCCCGCAGGGCACCGTGGCCAGCGGCTTCACGGCCGTGGCGGACAACGGCGTCGCGGCCCTGGGCCTCTTCAACGGTGACTTCGTCAACGTCCTCTACGGCGTGGCACCCGCGCCCCTCTCCACGGCCATCACCACGGGGACTCCGCTGGAACTGGCCGCGCAGACGCCCATCGACGTGGGCACCGACTTCAACGGCGCCGCGTCGTTCGGCTCGGGCGTGGTGGTCAACCGCGGCGCCTACGACGAGAACTACACCTTCGTGAGCACCGACGTGTCGCGCTTCGCGCTCTCCACGGGCAACAACGCGAACACCGTCACCGTGGGCGCGCGCACGCCCGTGCTCGTCTACCCGAACCAGTGCACGCGCGTCACGATGCTGGAGCCGCTGGGCTCCGACGTGCTGGTGGGCGTGTCCGACAAGAACGGCCGGCGGTTGGTCCGCCTCACGGTGGCGCCATGACGCGGCGAGGAACCCTGCTCGCGCTGCTGCTGGGCCTGACGGCCTGCGGAGAAGGCGACTCGGGGGGCACGGGCCCGAAGGACTCGGGCTCGGAGGAGGACGCGAGTGTCACCGTCCCCGCGGACCCGTACGCGGATGAGGTCGTCGAGTTCCTCCCTGGGCCCGGCGCGGGCTTCGGGCAGGACCGCTTCCCGTCCATCGTCCTCGGCCCTCCCGTGGGGGCGGGGCTCGACAGCGGCTCGCTCGACGTGTTGTCGCTGGGGAAGTCGGGCTCCATCACGCTGCGCTTCACGGACCTCGCGGTGGTGGATGGTCCGGGCGTGGATCTGCTCGTCTTCGAGAACCCCTTCCTCATCTCGGGAGGCCCCGCGGCCTTCACCGAGCGAGCGCGGGTGTCGGTGAGCGACGACGGGGTGCAGTGGTTCACCTTCGCGTGCGCTCCCACCGACGCGGCGAACAACTACCCGGGCTGCGCGGGAGTGCGCCCCGTGACGGCCAACCCGGCCGCGGGCATCAGCGCCACGGACCCCGCCGTGGCGGGCGGTGACGGCTTCGACCTGGCCACCGTGGGCCTGAGCCGGGCCCGCTACGTGCGCATCCAGGACACGGGCACCAGTGGCTCCGCGGGGACGTCCGCGGGCTTCGACCTGGACGGCGTCGCCGTGGTGAACGGCGCGCTGCTGCCTGTCTCGCCGTGACGAAGCTCGACCGCCGCGCCGTGCTCCTCTCGTTGGCCCAGGGCGGCTGTGCCCTGGCCACGCTGGGAATGGGGTGCGGCGGTGAGTGGCGGCAGGCCGAGGTGCTGGACCTGCCGCCCGACGGTGTCTGTCCCGGCGCGCCGTCGCCGGGCTCCGCCGAGGAGGGCTGGGTGGAGGTGCGGCTCTCCGACCACCCGGGGCTGGAGATTCCCGGAGGCCATGCCCCGGTGCGCATGCCAGAGGCGCTCCTGGACGTGGTGCTCGTCCACGCGCGCCCGGGCTGCTACGTCGCGCTGTGGCGAATCTGCACCCACGGGGACTGCCCCGTGGACTGGCTCCCCAGGGAGGGGGTCATGGAGTGCCCCTGCCACGGCTCCCGCTTCGCCCTGGATGGCGCGGTGCTCCAAGGGCCCGCCCGGCGCCCCCTCAAGACCTTCACCGCCGTGCGCCAGCAGGGCTCCGTCTTCATCCTCCGCCCCCGCTGAACCCAGCCCGGAGGGCACTTGCGAGGCCCCTGGCGCACTGCCAGTCTTGACGCGGCGCGAGACTTTCGCGCCATCAGTCCGGGTCACTGTCGTCCCCCCTGTCTCGCGGCGTCTCCTTCTCTCATGAGCCGGGAGAGTCGTGTAATGTCGGGCATTCGATGTGGCAGATCATCATCAACGGGCCCGGCTACTTCGATACGTCCTACGACCTGCCTGAAGGCGTCACGAGCCTGGGCCGCGCGGACGAGAACGACATCGTCCTGGGCGGCGACCTCGTGTCGCGTCGTCACGCGCGCCTGTACGTCGACGCGGACATCCTCCGCATCGAGGACTTGGGCAGCCGCAACGGCAGTCGCGTCAACGGCGCGGCGCTGCAGGGCTCCCGGCAGTTGTCGCCTGGGGACTCGGTGGCGCTGGGGGAGAACACGCTCGCGGTCCGCCAGCCCAACACCGTGGAGAACGCCGCCACGGAGATGGTGAACCTGGGCGCGGGCGGAGTCCTGCGCTTCGGCCATGGCCAGGACGTGGGCCCCTCGGTGCTCCTGGCCAAGAGCGTGAAGGACGCGGATGTCCTTCGCCTGTTGGACAACGTGGGGCCGGTGCCCTTCGAGGACTTCGGCGCGCCGTCCCCCGTGGCCGCGGCCAGTCCGCGCGTGGGGCAGGAGACGCTGGTGCTGATGTTCCGCACCGCGGAGGCGCTCGCCACGGCCACCACGCTCTCCACCTTCCTGGACACGACGATGGACCGGCTGCTGGAGCGCACGGACGCCACCACCGCCGTCGTGCTCCTCAAGCACCCCACCGGCGCGCTGGTGCCGGCGGCGGTGCGCCACCGGGGCAAGCTGGCCAAGGGCGAGGTGCCCGTCTCCGACGCCATCGTCGACGAGGCGCTGCGCCAGGGTCGGGCGCTCGCCGTGGGCGACGTGCGCGACGACCGCCGCTTCGCCGCGCGCGAGAGCGTCATCCTCTACGGCGTGGACAGCGTGCTGTGCATCCCCATCGGCGCGGAGCCGCCCTACGCGGGCGTCCTCTACGTCAACACCGCCGCGAAGGGGGATGGGCTGGAGCCCATGCTGGATGCCTGCTCGGCGGTGGCGCACCTGGTGGCCACGGGCGTGCAGAAGTTCTCCCCGCGCGAAGGCGGGCCGACGATGGAGCGGGTGCGCCGGGCGCTCGAGCGCTTCCATCCTCCCGACGTCGCCGAGCGCCGCGTCTCCGAGGCCCAGCGCCAGGGCGGACGGCTCCCCGGGCTGGAGGAGCGTACCGTCACTGTATTGCATGTGGAACTGATGGGCTTCGGGGTGCTGGCGCCGAAGCTGGGGGCGGCCAAGGCCACGCAGCTGCTCAGCGACTTCCACGCCCGGGCCTCGGGCATCGTGTTCAGCTTCGAGGCCACGGTGGAGGGCTTCCTGAGCGAGTCCATGCGGGCGCTGTTCGGCGTGCCCTACGTGAAGGGCGATGACCCGGTGCGGGCTGTGCGGGCGGCGCTGGCCCTGCGCTCCGACTGGGAGCGGGCCATGAGCCGGCGCCCGGTGAACGAGCGTTGCGAGCTGCGGATGGCCCTGCACACCACCCGGGCCCTGGTGGGGATGATCGGCTCGGAGGTCCGTTCGGACTACACGGCTGTAGGTGAAGGGATGCCCATCGCCGGGTGGCTGGCCGCGACGGGCAACCCCGGGCAGGTGCTGCTGACGGGCAAGGCGCTGGCCGCCGTGGGGGCTCGCTTCGA is part of the Myxococcus landrumus genome and encodes:
- a CDS encoding QcrA and Rieske domain-containing protein, translating into MTKLDRRAVLLSLAQGGCALATLGMGCGGEWRQAEVLDLPPDGVCPGAPSPGSAEEGWVEVRLSDHPGLEIPGGHAPVRMPEALLDVVLVHARPGCYVALWRICTHGDCPVDWLPREGVMECPCHGSRFALDGAVLQGPARRPLKTFTAVRQQGSVFILRPR
- a CDS encoding MXAN_6577-like cysteine-rich protein gives rise to the protein MLGAWLCCLFALVLTGCPDEGVVCTAGLTVCGGTCVDTRGDSANCGACGTTCSASEVCQDSVCGCRAGTQSCGDACVDTATDVAHCGACGTTCSAGQVCESGTCREGCSQGLLRCGGACVDGATDPLNCGACGNTCPDVQSCRSGRCAYDVVTACFTNGQLVGIQAGTDQLGPRREFGAGVQSLASWDGFVLAADMTNGKLLQAAGGNLGAVVEEDSLGVTSGSPNDILVDPPYVYVVDSVNNTLQVLMREGPVQGNGLGLRTVGQVNLGANTSPQALARFGDLLYIPLFGTASSGFRQGNAVARVDISNPLSPRKVDTIPLTGLDLKPFDGGTVMPLPYSVTATRSAVYVALTNLNPFRDYRPNGPGILARIDPSTGEVRAIDLGAERCLNAGYVEAVGDQLVVACIGEAIYDPANGYIATSVRATGLVLVKDDLPVASYALNPGCESGTPGCMVSVASRFAVAQGAVYLADTNAGRVFVVEVEEGRLVERRGYSTPAAKGPALQACPLDPRRPVSNAIDVTALR
- a CDS encoding TonB-dependent receptor plug domain-containing protein, with product MRRTFFTGHLVCLALSLAGEVRAQSRDAASVPAESTPSVESTPDAVLDPSPSPARTPASSSGTEGLATVVRGKAPPPPESPERRDPTGAITVIEASERAGEARDTAELLAGSVGLAVQDTGGYGQSKSLVVRGAASNGVLVFLDGIPLNGAGGMADLSQVPAALVERFEVLRGGAGTRYGSGGLGGAVNIVTRAPSSRARASGEVTYGSWNTALGHVAVTGPLLDGSALVLLHAGRSDGDFAYELDELPAVDNPVTAEARARNDARGGGVLLRYRRRLPGGSRLDVLSELALEDRAIPGTVQNPQSSGRQDLDRFSLGVRWSGALGGAGTQASARGFFRRDGLEVTGDLLAAGGPQRHTVGGVELEGRTPLGGAQVLTLTVAASGEQVTDARDSQAASWWRTSVMAMDEWTLFDGVLAVVPSLRLERVGPYWLFSPKLGAMLSLGSGLGLRANAGQSHRAPSFLELYIRQGMLLPNPGLKPERALYADAALVWSSSEEGARWSVTAGGFGALYENLIAYELYPPMAARPYNFDAARVWGVELEAEARPFSWLLASGGYTWLRTQNRLGDPRFYNQPLPYRPRHKWVGRVRAGPDWLNVRTEVLYQASQFVNRTGTRSLPSRTFWSAGASSTFLRGPDVTLSVEVKNLLDARAYDFTGFPLPGRAVYATLAVALDRDSPAVTEEPHASRPPSP
- a CDS encoding FHA domain-containing protein; this translates as MWQIIINGPGYFDTSYDLPEGVTSLGRADENDIVLGGDLVSRRHARLYVDADILRIEDLGSRNGSRVNGAALQGSRQLSPGDSVALGENTLAVRQPNTVENAATEMVNLGAGGVLRFGHGQDVGPSVLLAKSVKDADVLRLLDNVGPVPFEDFGAPSPVAAASPRVGQETLVLMFRTAEALATATTLSTFLDTTMDRLLERTDATTAVVLLKHPTGALVPAAVRHRGKLAKGEVPVSDAIVDEALRQGRALAVGDVRDDRRFAARESVILYGVDSVLCIPIGAEPPYAGVLYVNTAAKGDGLEPMLDACSAVAHLVATGVQKFSPREGGPTMERVRRALERFHPPDVAERRVSEAQRQGGRLPGLEERTVTVLHVELMGFGVLAPKLGAAKATQLLSDFHARASGIVFSFEATVEGFLSESMRALFGVPYVKGDDPVRAVRAALALRSDWERAMSRRPVNERCELRMALHTTRALVGMIGSEVRSDYTAVGEGMPIAGWLAATGNPGQVLLTGKALAAVGARFDVMPLGERLVRPPREKVAAFEVLDEEEGQLTNPGLR
- a CDS encoding cell surface protein, yielding MTRRGTLLALLLGLTACGEGDSGGTGPKDSGSEEDASVTVPADPYADEVVEFLPGPGAGFGQDRFPSIVLGPPVGAGLDSGSLDVLSLGKSGSITLRFTDLAVVDGPGVDLLVFENPFLISGGPAAFTERARVSVSDDGVQWFTFACAPTDAANNYPGCAGVRPVTANPAAGISATDPAVAGGDGFDLATVGLSRARYVRIQDTGTSGSAGTSAGFDLDGVAVVNGALLPVSP